From Myxococcales bacterium, a single genomic window includes:
- a CDS encoding serine/threonine protein kinase, which yields MTWLRAGAIVGDRYEIEDLVGQGGMGVVLRARHRFTNERVALKMLHPHLSMRADLAARFLAEARAPAAIGHPGIVRVLDAGTTERGEHYFAMELLEGEPLASIMRRGPMPFEKIRNICLDVLDALGSAHAAGFIHRDLKPENVFINAADGRTKLLDFGIAKSLGDLDSQSHTATGTSMGTLHYMSPEQLKNAKRVDHRTDLWAVGVMFYQMVTGQLPYLSESAGEMLLQVLSSPPRPLEERLLEVPATLAAFLGAALAVDPVQRFESAATMAGALRAMPSVTLRYREGVVPSESGAHHPVAPTLTAGPGTPGVTSPTDERPGSSRKLLFILAGVIVLVFVVPILGGFLFWFPKYLEDRTRTAVATQGVAQGLPCPVACHRINQCGAVFNLADCVDFCEASAQTRECVRDADCAKVGVCFIEGYCGKKPSGTSTCREVFDEEFKCPVEDKAANKDCVCRAMYQVRPTDADKLVINNSCSFTTCQTECAGLWTSPEDCRACFTKSCAPQVAACRNR from the coding sequence ATGACTTGGCTTCGAGCCGGAGCCATCGTGGGGGACCGCTACGAGATCGAGGATCTCGTTGGCCAAGGCGGGATGGGCGTCGTGCTGCGCGCGCGCCATCGCTTCACCAACGAGCGAGTCGCGCTCAAGATGCTGCACCCGCACCTGTCGATGCGGGCCGATCTGGCGGCGCGCTTCCTGGCTGAAGCGCGCGCGCCGGCCGCCATCGGACACCCGGGGATCGTTCGTGTGCTCGACGCGGGCACCACCGAGCGCGGCGAGCACTACTTCGCCATGGAGCTCCTGGAAGGGGAACCGCTCGCGAGCATCATGCGCCGTGGGCCGATGCCCTTCGAGAAGATCCGCAACATCTGCCTGGACGTGCTCGATGCGCTCGGCAGCGCTCACGCCGCGGGCTTCATCCATCGGGACCTCAAGCCCGAGAACGTCTTCATCAACGCCGCCGATGGTCGCACCAAGCTGCTCGATTTCGGGATCGCCAAGTCGTTGGGGGATCTCGACAGCCAGTCCCACACCGCGACCGGCACGAGCATGGGCACGCTCCACTACATGTCCCCGGAGCAACTGAAGAACGCAAAACGCGTCGACCATCGGACCGATCTGTGGGCGGTCGGCGTCATGTTCTACCAGATGGTGACCGGGCAACTGCCGTACCTGAGTGAATCCGCCGGGGAGATGCTGCTGCAGGTTTTGTCGTCACCCCCACGGCCGCTGGAGGAGCGACTGCTCGAGGTCCCCGCAACGCTCGCCGCGTTTCTCGGGGCGGCCCTCGCGGTCGATCCCGTCCAGCGCTTCGAGTCTGCGGCAACGATGGCGGGCGCACTCCGCGCCATGCCGAGCGTCACACTCCGGTATCGGGAAGGTGTGGTCCCGAGCGAGTCGGGCGCTCACCACCCGGTCGCGCCGACGCTCACCGCGGGGCCCGGCACGCCGGGAGTCACGAGCCCGACGGACGAGAGACCTGGCTCCAGCCGCAAGCTTCTCTTCATCCTGGCCGGGGTCATCGTCCTTGTATTCGTGGTGCCGATTTTGGGCGGGTTTCTGTTTTGGTTTCCGAAGTACCTCGAGGACCGCACCCGGACAGCGGTCGCTACCCAGGGCGTCGCGCAGGGGCTCCCCTGCCCCGTCGCCTGCCACCGGATCAATCAGTGCGGCGCGGTGTTCAACCTCGCCGACTGCGTGGACTTCTGCGAAGCTTCGGCGCAAACGCGAGAGTGCGTGCGCGACGCCGATTGCGCCAAGGTTGGAGTGTGTTTCATCGAAGGCTACTGCGGCAAGAAGCCCAGCGGCACCTCGACCTGCCGGGAGGTGTTCGACGAGGAGTTCAAGTGCCCGGTCGAAGACAAGGCAGCGAACAAGGACTGTGTGTGTCGAGCGATGTACCAAGTTCGTCCGACCGATGCGGACAAGCTCGTGATCAACAACTCGTGCTCCTTCACCACCTGCCAGACAGAGTGCGCGGGGCTCTGGACGAGCCCGGAGGACTGTCGGGCGTGTTTCACGAAATCGTGTGCTCCGCAGGTCGCCGCGTGTCGCAACCGCTGA